A genomic segment from Tuwongella immobilis encodes:
- a CDS encoding MazG nucleotide pyrophosphohydrolase domain-containing protein, with translation MSLADIQRHIELTFGANDRQRGIDGTFMWFLEEVGELAGALRGRDAQALAMEFADVQVWLATLANLSGVDLTAAVAQKYGAGCPGCGGTPCRCGTSEKP, from the coding sequence ATGAGTTTGGCCGACATTCAACGGCATATCGAACTGACGTTTGGGGCCAACGATCGCCAGCGCGGGATCGATGGAACATTCATGTGGTTCCTGGAAGAAGTCGGTGAGTTGGCCGGTGCGTTGCGAGGCCGCGACGCCCAGGCGTTGGCGATGGAATTTGCAGATGTGCAGGTGTGGCTGGCAACTTTGGCGAATCTGTCGGGCGTGGATTTGACCGCCGCCGTTGCCCAAAAATATGGTGCGGGCTGCCCCGGTTGCGGTGGAACCCCTTGCCGTTGCGGTACTTCTGAGAAACCCTGA
- a CDS encoding tetratricopeptide repeat protein: MLPPRLTAIALGILVGCTLLVGLPGAAWADDAALKSARTRLNRGNTAEARQQYQSLLDDAKARPLAIVGLARCDQAEGKLESALQQLDQDEKLVKHPEIQSVRAEILHALGRWDDAKKFAAAVIATEKEPFLARWIHACILRDTGEFDAAGQEMRWFVRTYTQRSNDDNDITNPEHLLLVARAGIEHARKNQLADQFRFILNELIVDILKEDPSCWQAEVLAGDLLLEKYNRPDAISAYEKALAINPKAAEAHVGKGVASLQQFEFTEVETAAKAALKAVPNHPGAHRLLAEIQLAASNYSAARKELDVALKASPKDFQTLAMLAAIAVLQGDAAETERWISQVTAFAPKPMVFFTELAGVLESRRLYSQAEGYYQKALAVYPNYPPAASNLGMLYLRIGKETEGRELLTKAFAGDPFHVRVANSLKVMKHLDRYETIETEHYTIKFDPKNDRILAEFVAEDLEAIHRRLEREFAFAPKEKTLVEIFSTHEMFSGRTIALPDLHTIGACTGRVIAMASPRAKGVSRPFNWGRVMRHELVHVFNLSQTDFQLPHWFTEGLAVQHEDLATPPMWQSILAKRVQSGELLNLETINLGFIRPRSPEEWTLAYYQSRLYVDYLVQTHGPESVSKMLAAFGKGKPTPVALKESVGVEVAAFEQGYLAYLKKIAAGATNAAPETVARTVAELEEAHQAKPEDSETAAQLAEQYLRRKRTQKAVELLDAILARDPTHPLASIVKAKVLVQQKDADGAQELILAAAKAHPKDRRLTRMAAKLYVTQKDWDSARDLLESLNQDEPMNQETLALLNDVYRGKGLTMPRVPVLEALASLDGDDIQVRTELAELLAAEESWEKAEAAASDALRIDVMAEKPRAVLFQALEKQGKAEQLEKLKRRFAETGE, encoded by the coding sequence ATGCTGCCACCACGACTGACTGCGATCGCACTGGGAATTCTGGTCGGATGCACCCTTCTCGTCGGGTTGCCTGGCGCGGCCTGGGCCGACGATGCCGCGCTGAAATCGGCCCGAACGCGGCTGAATCGGGGCAATACGGCGGAGGCTCGGCAGCAGTATCAATCGCTGTTGGACGATGCAAAAGCCCGTCCACTGGCGATTGTCGGCTTGGCCCGATGCGATCAGGCCGAGGGGAAGTTGGAATCCGCTCTCCAACAACTCGACCAAGATGAGAAGCTCGTCAAACACCCGGAAATCCAATCGGTTCGTGCCGAGATTCTTCATGCCTTAGGCCGCTGGGACGACGCCAAGAAATTCGCCGCCGCAGTTATTGCCACAGAAAAGGAACCGTTTCTGGCACGTTGGATTCACGCGTGCATTCTTCGGGATACCGGAGAATTTGACGCAGCCGGGCAGGAAATGCGCTGGTTCGTGCGGACTTACACCCAACGCTCGAATGACGATAACGACATCACCAACCCCGAGCATCTGCTGCTGGTCGCCCGCGCGGGGATTGAACATGCCCGGAAAAATCAACTCGCCGATCAATTTCGGTTCATCCTGAATGAACTGATTGTGGACATCCTGAAAGAAGATCCCAGTTGCTGGCAGGCGGAAGTGTTGGCCGGTGATCTGCTGTTGGAAAAGTACAATCGCCCGGATGCCATCTCGGCGTATGAAAAGGCGCTGGCGATTAACCCGAAAGCGGCAGAAGCCCATGTTGGCAAGGGGGTTGCGTCGCTTCAGCAGTTCGAATTCACCGAGGTGGAAACCGCCGCGAAGGCCGCGTTGAAAGCGGTGCCGAATCATCCCGGTGCCCATCGGTTGCTGGCCGAAATTCAACTCGCGGCGAGCAACTATTCGGCAGCGCGTAAGGAATTGGATGTGGCCCTGAAGGCGTCCCCGAAGGACTTCCAGACGCTGGCCATGCTCGCCGCCATTGCCGTGTTACAAGGCGATGCCGCCGAGACGGAACGCTGGATTTCGCAAGTGACAGCATTCGCCCCCAAGCCGATGGTCTTCTTCACCGAATTGGCGGGGGTGCTCGAATCGCGTCGGTTATATTCGCAAGCGGAAGGCTATTACCAGAAAGCACTTGCGGTCTATCCGAACTACCCGCCCGCCGCCAGCAATTTGGGCATGTTGTATCTGCGAATTGGCAAAGAAACCGAAGGCCGCGAGTTGTTGACGAAGGCATTCGCCGGCGATCCGTTCCATGTGCGGGTGGCCAATTCGCTGAAGGTGATGAAACACCTGGACCGCTACGAAACCATCGAAACGGAACATTACACGATCAAGTTTGATCCGAAGAATGATCGCATCCTGGCGGAATTTGTCGCGGAAGATCTCGAAGCCATCCATCGGCGATTGGAACGCGAATTCGCCTTTGCCCCGAAAGAGAAAACGCTCGTCGAAATTTTCAGCACCCACGAGATGTTCAGCGGTCGCACCATCGCTCTGCCCGACCTGCACACCATCGGCGCTTGCACCGGCCGCGTCATCGCCATGGCATCCCCCCGCGCCAAAGGCGTGTCCCGGCCGTTCAACTGGGGTCGCGTCATGCGACATGAACTGGTGCATGTGTTCAACCTGTCGCAGACGGATTTCCAATTGCCACATTGGTTTACGGAAGGTCTCGCGGTCCAGCACGAAGACTTGGCCACTCCGCCGATGTGGCAGAGCATCCTGGCCAAACGTGTGCAATCGGGCGAACTCCTGAATTTGGAAACGATCAATCTCGGATTCATTCGCCCCCGATCGCCAGAAGAGTGGACGCTGGCATACTATCAAAGCCGTCTGTATGTCGATTATTTGGTGCAAACCCATGGCCCGGAATCGGTTAGCAAAATGCTCGCCGCCTTTGGGAAAGGCAAACCGACGCCGGTGGCCCTGAAAGAATCGGTGGGAGTCGAAGTCGCCGCATTCGAGCAGGGATATTTGGCCTATCTGAAGAAGATCGCCGCCGGCGCGACGAATGCCGCCCCCGAGACGGTCGCCCGCACCGTGGCCGAGCTGGAAGAGGCCCATCAAGCGAAGCCGGAGGATTCCGAAACGGCGGCGCAATTGGCCGAACAGTATTTGCGCCGGAAGCGTACTCAAAAAGCAGTCGAACTGCTGGACGCGATTTTGGCGCGTGATCCGACGCATCCGCTGGCATCGATTGTCAAGGCGAAAGTCCTTGTCCAGCAAAAGGATGCGGACGGTGCCCAAGAATTGATTCTGGCCGCCGCGAAAGCGCATCCCAAAGATCGTCGCCTGACCCGAATGGCAGCAAAGCTGTATGTGACGCAGAAGGATTGGGATTCGGCCCGCGATTTGCTCGAATCCTTGAATCAAGATGAGCCAATGAATCAAGAGACGCTCGCACTCTTGAACGATGTCTATCGTGGCAAAGGTCTGACAATGCCGCGCGTGCCAGTGCTCGAAGCGTTGGCGTCGCTCGATGGCGATGACATTCAAGTGCGGACGGAATTGGCGGAACTCCTGGCCGCAGAAGAGTCTTGGGAAAAAGCCGAAGCCGCCGCGTCGGATGCCTTGCGGATCGATGTCATGGCCGAAAAGCCCCGGGCGGTGCTCTTCCAAGCGTTGGAAAAACAAGGGAAAGCCGAACAACTCGAAAAACTGAAACGACGATTTGCCGAAACCGGCGAATAA
- the cimA gene encoding citramalate synthase has translation MARIAIYDTTLRDGSQGEGINFSLQDKLLLTRKLDDMGIDYIEGGYPLSNPKDFEYFQQVRSLELKHAKIVAFGMTRRKNTHPAEDTCIKALMDANTPVVTIVGKTWDMQVREVIGATLEENLLMIGDSIKYLRDHGRRVFYDAEHFFDGYRHNPEYALQTLKAAEAAGAEVVILCDTNGGTMPETIAERVKLVRQHLSCEVGIHCHNDCDLAVANSLIAVAHGVTQVQGTINGIGERCGNVDLVSVVANLSIKYGYEVLQPSSVKRLTELSRYVYEVANMNFRNGQPYVGASAFAHKGGMHTHAVAKNPVSYEHIDPAQVGNERRILVSELSGQSTILAKTTKYAINQDRALMGKILTQVQDLENEGYEFEAAEASFDLLVKKAAGLYQPWFERMAYRVNIEAMSNNGDPITEATVKVRVGEQVQHTVSEGDGPVNALDAALRKALLPLYPKLASMKLVDYKVRVVNGRDGTAARVRVVIESGDADSVWGTVGVSENIIEASWLALVDSIEYKLFKDSGT, from the coding sequence ATGGCCCGCATCGCAATCTACGACACGACCCTCCGCGATGGCTCCCAGGGCGAGGGAATCAATTTCTCGCTTCAAGATAAGCTGCTGCTGACGCGCAAACTCGACGATATGGGCATCGATTACATCGAAGGGGGGTATCCGCTCTCCAATCCCAAGGATTTCGAGTATTTCCAGCAAGTCCGCTCCCTGGAATTGAAGCACGCGAAGATTGTCGCATTTGGCATGACGCGGCGGAAGAACACCCACCCGGCAGAAGATACCTGCATCAAAGCGCTGATGGACGCCAACACGCCGGTGGTCACCATCGTTGGCAAAACCTGGGACATGCAGGTGCGCGAGGTGATCGGGGCGACGCTGGAAGAAAACCTGCTCATGATCGGCGATTCGATCAAGTATTTGCGGGATCACGGTCGTCGGGTGTTCTACGATGCGGAACATTTCTTTGATGGTTATCGGCACAACCCCGAATATGCGCTGCAAACGCTCAAGGCGGCGGAAGCGGCTGGGGCCGAAGTGGTGATTCTCTGCGATACCAACGGCGGGACGATGCCGGAGACAATCGCCGAGCGGGTGAAGCTGGTGCGGCAGCATCTGTCGTGCGAAGTCGGTATCCACTGCCATAATGATTGCGATTTGGCGGTGGCGAACTCGCTCATCGCGGTGGCCCATGGCGTGACGCAGGTGCAGGGGACGATCAACGGCATTGGCGAACGCTGCGGCAATGTCGATCTCGTGAGTGTGGTGGCCAACTTGAGCATCAAGTACGGCTACGAAGTGCTGCAACCATCGAGCGTGAAACGGCTTACGGAATTATCACGCTACGTCTACGAAGTGGCGAATATGAATTTCCGCAACGGCCAGCCGTATGTCGGGGCCAGCGCCTTCGCCCACAAGGGGGGGATGCACACGCACGCAGTGGCGAAAAATCCGGTGAGTTACGAGCATATCGACCCCGCGCAGGTGGGCAACGAACGCCGCATCTTGGTTAGCGAATTGTCGGGCCAATCGACGATCTTGGCCAAAACGACGAAATACGCCATCAATCAAGACCGCGCGCTGATGGGGAAGATTCTCACCCAGGTGCAAGATTTGGAGAACGAAGGCTACGAATTCGAGGCCGCCGAAGCATCGTTCGACCTGCTGGTCAAGAAGGCCGCCGGGTTGTATCAGCCATGGTTTGAGCGAATGGCGTATCGCGTCAATATCGAAGCGATGAGCAATAACGGCGATCCCATCACCGAGGCGACGGTCAAAGTCCGAGTTGGCGAGCAAGTGCAGCACACGGTGAGCGAAGGGGATGGGCCGGTGAATGCACTGGATGCGGCCCTGCGGAAGGCGTTGCTGCCGCTGTATCCGAAGCTGGCGTCGATGAAGCTAGTCGATTACAAGGTACGCGTGGTCAACGGTCGAGATGGGACGGCGGCGCGGGTCCGGGTGGTGATCGAATCCGGCGACGCGGACAGTGTCTGGGGCACTGTGGGCGTGAGCGAAAATATCATTGAAGCCAGTTGGTTGGCGTTGGTCGATAGCATCGAATACAAGTTGTTCAAAGACTCTGGGACGTGA
- a CDS encoding ABC transporter ATP-binding protein, protein MIETRDLTKKYGDLYALERLTLKLDRGDVYGFIGPNGAGKTTTMRILATLLNPSWGEASVCGYSIYTGAKDIRRAIGYMPDFFGVYDDMKVVEYLEFFAAAYRIQGQERKKKCEQVLELVDLGYKRDALVTSLSRGMTQRLGLARVLLHEPQVLLLDEPASGLDPRARIEMRELLKELRSMGKTILVSSHILPELADICNKIGIIERGKLLFNGDVETAINQVRQQRVYLVSVGEQNASAAKKLERFSEVDHVELIERETQIRVALKNDQEDGSFLAERLIQEGYRLKMLKEEEIDLEDVFMGITKGITN, encoded by the coding sequence ATGATCGAGACGCGCGACCTGACCAAGAAATACGGCGACTTGTACGCCCTCGAACGGCTGACGCTGAAGCTGGATCGTGGGGATGTCTACGGGTTCATCGGGCCGAACGGGGCCGGCAAAACGACCACGATGCGAATTCTGGCCACGCTGCTGAATCCCAGTTGGGGCGAAGCAAGTGTTTGTGGCTACTCGATTTACACCGGCGCGAAGGATATTCGCCGGGCGATCGGCTACATGCCCGACTTCTTCGGCGTGTACGACGATATGAAAGTCGTGGAATACTTGGAATTCTTCGCTGCCGCCTATCGCATCCAAGGCCAAGAGCGGAAGAAGAAATGCGAACAAGTGTTGGAACTCGTCGATCTCGGCTACAAACGCGATGCCCTGGTCACGAGTCTCTCCCGTGGGATGACGCAGCGTTTGGGGCTGGCCCGCGTGCTGCTGCACGAGCCGCAAGTGCTGCTGCTGGATGAACCAGCCAGTGGTCTCGACCCGCGAGCGCGGATTGAGATGCGGGAGCTGCTGAAAGAACTGCGCAGCATGGGCAAGACGATTCTGGTTTCCAGCCACATCTTGCCGGAACTCGCAGACATCTGCAACAAGATTGGAATTATTGAACGCGGCAAGTTGTTGTTCAACGGCGATGTGGAAACGGCCATCAACCAAGTTCGGCAGCAGCGCGTCTATCTGGTCAGTGTCGGCGAACAGAACGCTTCCGCGGCCAAGAAGCTCGAACGATTTTCCGAAGTCGATCATGTCGAACTGATCGAGCGCGAGACACAGATTCGAGTGGCCTTGAAAAATGACCAAGAAGATGGGAGCTTTCTAGCCGAGCGACTCATCCAGGAAGGGTATCGCCTGAAGATGCTCAAAGAAGAAGAAATCGACCTGGAAGACGTCTTCATGGGCATCACCAAGGGCATCACGAACTGA
- a CDS encoding valine--tRNA ligase, whose translation MSTELPKAYDPREAQSRWLPFWTERGISHAEPSPDQTAYSIVIPPPNVTGALHMGHALNNTIQDVLIRWRRMQGFNAVWIPGTDHAGIATQAVVERLVFNTEKKTRHDLGREALVERIWQWKDKYENRILGQLRELGCSADWQRTRFTLDPICARAVRETFFRMFRDGYIYRGKRLVNWDPHLQTSVADDETYTEDTKGGFWTFKYPVKDQPDTFIRFSTTRPETMLGDTAVCVHPNDPRYQSLIGKLVTIPLNGREIPIIADGQLADPELGTGCVKVTPAHDPNDYLCGLRNQLPMINIMNPDGSINENGGEFAGLDRYKAREAVVAAMDQLGFFEGKEEREIPLKYSDRSKTPIEPYLSDQWFVRMSDREDGKPGLAQLAMDAVTSGQVTFYPERYAKTYLDWLGEKRDWCISRQLWWGHRIPIWYANCTEAQLQQAFAGREDVAWTRNGDGDSWLISSTTDLPMDALGAGIELRQDNDVLDTWFSSALWPHSTFGWPEATPELAYYYPTSTLVTSRDIITLWVARMVMMGLYNLGNIPFRQVYITPKVLDGFGEGMSKSKGNGVDPLDIIERYGADALRYQMMSIAGETQDSRLPVANVCPNCDALVPVKREHLSGRTRKVDCPSCKKSFRPGGPWTSDDPDYPTAKQASEVFEIGRNFANKLWNASRFILMNLEGYTPQPLDANTLPIEDRWILSRLATAVDTVTEQLDGFRFNEVSRTLYDFVWTEFCDWYIELSKNRLRDESTKAGVQAVLVGVLDAIVRLVQPVMPFLAETIWHAMNERVPQRGLFGVTPPTESVVVAAWPTLPAGTRDAAIELRFARMQELIRAVREVRNRYMVDNRRQLDAVVRCSESIAADFDALAPFIISLGGLGTLTAAPTVSKPPQAAAQVTPEFELYISLVGLIDVAAEIVRTEKQLGEKRKQLSGIEGRLNNAGFVSRAAPEVVQAQREQVVEIQKQIALLEETLAGLKSSE comes from the coding sequence ATGAGTACCGAATTGCCCAAGGCGTACGACCCCCGCGAGGCCCAGTCACGGTGGCTGCCGTTCTGGACGGAACGGGGTATCTCGCATGCGGAACCCAGCCCCGACCAGACCGCGTATAGCATCGTCATCCCGCCGCCGAATGTCACCGGTGCCCTGCATATGGGGCACGCGCTGAATAACACAATTCAGGATGTGTTGATTCGTTGGCGGCGGATGCAAGGCTTCAACGCGGTCTGGATTCCCGGCACCGACCATGCGGGCATTGCCACGCAAGCGGTGGTCGAACGGCTCGTGTTCAACACCGAGAAAAAGACTCGGCACGACCTGGGGCGCGAGGCACTCGTCGAGCGCATCTGGCAGTGGAAAGACAAGTACGAGAATCGGATTCTCGGCCAATTGCGCGAATTGGGTTGCTCCGCCGATTGGCAGCGTACCCGATTCACGCTCGATCCGATCTGCGCGCGAGCGGTCCGCGAGACGTTCTTTCGCATGTTTCGCGATGGCTACATCTATCGTGGCAAACGGTTGGTCAACTGGGATCCGCATCTGCAAACCAGCGTGGCCGATGATGAAACCTACACCGAAGACACCAAGGGTGGCTTCTGGACCTTCAAATATCCGGTGAAGGATCAGCCGGATACGTTCATTCGCTTTTCCACGACGCGGCCCGAGACGATGCTCGGTGACACGGCGGTTTGCGTGCATCCGAACGATCCACGCTATCAATCGCTGATTGGCAAGCTGGTGACGATTCCGCTCAACGGGCGGGAAATCCCCATCATTGCGGATGGTCAGTTGGCCGACCCGGAATTGGGCACCGGCTGCGTGAAGGTGACGCCGGCGCATGATCCCAACGACTACCTGTGTGGTCTGCGGAATCAGTTGCCGATGATTAACATCATGAACCCCGATGGTTCGATCAATGAAAACGGGGGCGAGTTCGCCGGGCTGGATCGCTACAAAGCCCGTGAGGCGGTGGTGGCGGCGATGGATCAACTCGGATTCTTCGAGGGGAAAGAAGAACGCGAGATTCCGCTGAAGTATTCCGACCGCTCGAAGACGCCGATTGAGCCGTATCTGTCGGATCAATGGTTCGTGCGAATGAGCGACCGCGAGGATGGCAAGCCGGGGTTGGCCCAACTCGCCATGGATGCCGTGACATCCGGCCAAGTCACGTTCTACCCCGAACGGTATGCAAAGACGTATCTCGATTGGTTGGGGGAAAAACGCGATTGGTGCATTAGCCGCCAGTTATGGTGGGGCCACCGCATCCCCATTTGGTACGCCAACTGCACGGAAGCCCAATTGCAGCAAGCCTTTGCGGGGCGAGAGGATGTCGCCTGGACACGCAACGGCGACGGCGATTCCTGGCTGATTTCGTCCACGACCGATCTGCCGATGGATGCACTGGGCGCGGGCATCGAATTGCGACAAGACAACGATGTGCTGGACACCTGGTTTAGCTCCGCGCTGTGGCCGCACTCTACCTTCGGCTGGCCCGAGGCGACACCCGAATTGGCGTACTACTATCCGACCAGCACACTCGTGACTAGCCGCGATATCATCACGCTGTGGGTGGCTCGCATGGTGATGATGGGGCTGTATAACCTGGGGAACATTCCGTTCCGGCAGGTGTACATCACGCCGAAAGTGCTGGATGGCTTTGGCGAGGGGATGTCGAAATCCAAGGGCAACGGCGTCGATCCGCTCGACATTATCGAGCGCTACGGTGCAGATGCGCTGCGGTATCAGATGATGTCGATTGCCGGTGAGACGCAAGATAGCCGTCTGCCGGTGGCGAATGTCTGCCCGAATTGCGATGCGTTGGTGCCGGTGAAGCGGGAGCATCTTTCGGGCCGCACGCGGAAGGTCGATTGCCCCAGTTGCAAGAAGTCGTTTCGTCCGGGTGGGCCGTGGACGAGCGATGATCCGGATTACCCGACCGCGAAGCAAGCCAGCGAAGTCTTTGAAATTGGCCGGAATTTCGCCAATAAGCTGTGGAACGCCTCGCGATTCATTCTGATGAATCTGGAAGGATACACGCCGCAGCCGTTGGATGCGAACACGCTGCCGATCGAGGATCGCTGGATTCTCAGTCGCTTGGCAACGGCGGTGGACACCGTCACCGAGCAACTCGATGGATTCCGGTTCAACGAAGTTTCCCGCACGCTGTACGACTTCGTCTGGACGGAATTCTGCGATTGGTACATCGAATTGAGCAAGAATCGTCTGCGGGACGAATCGACCAAAGCTGGTGTGCAAGCGGTGTTGGTGGGGGTGCTCGACGCGATTGTGCGCTTGGTGCAGCCGGTGATGCCGTTCCTGGCGGAAACCATTTGGCACGCCATGAACGAGCGCGTGCCGCAGCGAGGGCTGTTCGGCGTGACTCCGCCGACCGAATCGGTGGTGGTGGCGGCGTGGCCGACGCTCCCGGCGGGGACGCGCGATGCGGCAATCGAATTGCGATTTGCCCGCATGCAGGAGCTGATTCGGGCCGTGCGCGAAGTCCGCAATCGCTACATGGTCGATAATCGGCGGCAACTCGATGCGGTGGTCCGCTGCTCGGAATCGATCGCGGCGGATTTCGATGCCTTGGCTCCGTTCATCATCAGTCTGGGCGGATTGGGCACGCTGACGGCCGCGCCAACGGTGAGCAAGCCGCCCCAGGCTGCGGCCCAGGTGACGCCCGAATTCGAGCTGTATATCTCGCTGGTGGGGTTGATCGACGTGGCGGCGGAAATCGTCCGCACTGAGAAACAACTTGGCGAAAAACGCAAGCAGCTCAGCGGCATCGAAGGCCGACTGAACAACGCTGGTTTCGTCAGTCGAGCTGCCCCGGAAGTGGTGCAAGCCCAACGGGAGCAAGTGGTTGAGATCCAAAAGCAGATTGCTCTGCTGGAAGAGACGCTCGCCGGGCTGAAATCCAGCGAGTGA
- the nadB gene encoding L-aspartate oxidase has product MDQPRRYLTSFRGKQNLHQFTDILIIGGGIAGLRAALEVPPTMEALVITKEHIRESNSAYAQGGIAGVLSPEDRFENHIEDTHAAGAGLCDPEVVDLVVREAPAQIHDLVRWGTIFDLEDGHLALTREGGHSHRRIVHALGDATGQEMMRAIIARVKQAPNISVWDSTFTIDLLTMDGACVGAVVSRAGAKVLIWAKQVILAAGGCGMVYRETTNPPVATGDGMAAAYRAGAELRDMEFMQFHPTVLYVAGSARYLISEAVRGEGAYLRDVNGERFMLAEDKRAELLPRDIVSQAIFRCMERTQHPNVYLDLTHLDPVRVRERFPGINRVCRNFGLDITKDRIPVRPGAHYMIGGVTVDTHGATTIPNLWAAGEVTSSGLHGANRLASNSLLEGLVYGAICARNAIAAAKTMPTQMIAHPIQCKIDPDLPVEDIDVEDVTNSLRSLMVRKMGIVRDRARLEEAKRDVNFWCRYVLPREFQHRQGWELQNLLILARLMIDAAIRREESRGTHYRSDFPARNDSQWGNRLPSPLVKDLRF; this is encoded by the coding sequence ATGGATCAACCGCGTCGGTATCTCACGTCGTTCCGCGGGAAGCAGAACCTCCATCAGTTTACGGATATTCTGATCATCGGGGGAGGCATCGCGGGATTGCGTGCCGCCCTGGAAGTGCCTCCGACCATGGAGGCATTGGTCATCACAAAAGAGCATATTCGTGAGAGCAATTCCGCGTATGCCCAAGGTGGAATCGCCGGGGTGCTTTCGCCCGAAGACCGCTTTGAGAATCATATCGAAGACACGCATGCGGCCGGAGCGGGATTGTGCGATCCCGAAGTGGTCGATTTGGTGGTGCGCGAAGCACCAGCGCAGATTCACGATCTCGTCCGTTGGGGCACCATCTTTGATTTGGAAGATGGGCATCTGGCGCTGACCCGCGAAGGTGGGCATAGCCATCGGCGGATTGTCCACGCGCTGGGAGATGCGACCGGGCAGGAGATGATGCGTGCGATCATCGCTCGAGTGAAGCAGGCTCCAAATATCTCCGTTTGGGATAGCACCTTTACGATCGACTTACTGACGATGGATGGCGCCTGTGTGGGGGCGGTGGTCTCGCGTGCCGGGGCAAAGGTGCTGATTTGGGCAAAGCAGGTGATTTTAGCGGCGGGCGGCTGCGGCATGGTCTACCGCGAGACGACGAATCCGCCGGTGGCGACCGGGGACGGGATGGCGGCGGCGTATCGGGCCGGGGCCGAATTGCGGGATATGGAATTCATGCAGTTCCATCCCACGGTGCTGTATGTGGCGGGGTCGGCTCGCTATTTGATCTCCGAAGCGGTGCGCGGTGAAGGAGCGTATCTGCGGGATGTGAACGGGGAACGGTTCATGCTCGCGGAGGATAAGCGGGCGGAGCTGCTGCCGCGGGATATTGTGTCCCAGGCGATTTTCCGCTGCATGGAACGCACGCAGCATCCGAATGTCTATCTCGATTTGACGCATTTGGATCCGGTGCGGGTGCGGGAGCGGTTTCCGGGGATCAATCGCGTCTGTCGGAATTTCGGCCTCGATATCACAAAAGACCGAATTCCGGTGCGGCCCGGAGCGCATTACATGATCGGCGGAGTGACCGTTGACACTCACGGCGCGACAACGATTCCGAACCTTTGGGCGGCGGGTGAAGTCACTTCCAGCGGCCTGCACGGGGCGAATCGGTTGGCGTCGAATAGTCTGCTGGAAGGGTTGGTCTACGGGGCGATTTGCGCACGCAACGCGATTGCCGCCGCCAAGACGATGCCTACGCAGATGATTGCTCACCCGATTCAGTGCAAAATCGACCCCGATCTGCCGGTGGAAGACATTGATGTTGAGGACGTGACCAACTCGCTGCGGTCGCTGATGGTCCGCAAGATGGGGATTGTGCGGGATCGCGCCCGGTTGGAAGAGGCCAAACGGGATGTCAATTTCTGGTGTCGGTATGTGTTGCCGCGCGAGTTTCAGCATCGTCAGGGGTGGGAATTGCAGAATCTGTTGATTCTGGCCCGGCTGATGATCGATGCGGCAATTCGTCGGGAGGAATCGCGAGGGACGCATTATCGGAGCGATTTCCCGGCGCGGAACGATTCGCAATGGGGGAATCGTTTGCCGAGTCCGCTCGTGAAGGATCTGCGATTTTGA